One Kushneria konosiri genomic window, TGTCGGCATCACGCCTTTGATGTCGATGACGCGCTGGTTTTTCGATACCAATGCCAGCGTTGATGTCGAATTCATTCACAGCGCCCGTGCCCCGCGCGATGTGATCTATCACCGTGAACTCGTGCACATGTTCTCGCGCATTCCCGAGTTCAAGCTGCACATCGTCTGTGAAAAGAAAGAGGATATCGGCGAGGCGTGGGCCGGCTATCGGGGCTTTTTGACCCAGCCCATGCTCGAGCTCATGGCGCCCGACTTTCTTGAGCGTGAAATATTTTGCTGCGGCCCCGTGCCCTACATGAATGCGATCAAGAACATCCTGCGTGCCAACAACTACGACATGGATCACTACCATGAAGAGCTGTTTGGTGCGACGCCGGCTGACGTGAAGGAAGAGGCGCTCGAGATGGCCGAGATGGCCGAGGAAGCTGCCGAAAACGTCGACGAGGCGGATCTGGTCACCGTCGAGTTTGCAACCTCCGGCAAGAGCGTCCAGGTTCAGCTGGGCGAGACGGTCCACAGTGCGGCGGCCCAGCTGGGTCTGCATATCCCCAAGGCCTGCGGTATGGGCATCTGCGGCACCTGTCGGGTCGAGCTCAAGTCAGGCGAAGTCGATATGGATCACAACGGCGGGATCACCGACGAGGACGTCGAAGAGGGTTATATTCTGTCGTGCTGCAGTCGCGTCAAGGGTGACCTGGTGGTGGACTTCTGATATCGAACCCTTCACGGGCGGCAATGTCTGGCCGCCCGTGTCGTTCGAGGCGACCCTGAAGCGGCGTTCGATGTATCGAGCGCCGTTTTTTTGATCGCGCGATCAGGGGCTGTCATTCATGCCGTCATCACGAAAGCATCCTGATCAAGGGGGCAGCCATCAAAAAACGCTCATGACCAATGGTCATGAGCGTTTTGGGTCATGCCTCTACCAGCGCATGGGACAGCTTGTGATCAGGCAGCGCCCAGCATGCCGTGCGGGTCGAGCACAAACTTGCTGGCCACGCCTGCGTCAAACTCCTCATAACCCTTCGGTGCATCTTCCAGCGTGATGATCTGTGCGTTGACGATCTCGGCAATGTTGAGACGTCCGTGCAGGATGGCCTGCATCAGCTGACGGTTGTACTGAACCACCGGCGTCTGGCCGGTATGGAAGGAGTGACCCTTCGCCCAGCCCAGACCAAAGCGCAGGCTCAGGCTGCCGGTCTGTGCGGCCTTCTCGGTCGCGCCCGGATCCTCGGTCACGTACAGGCCCGGAATGCCGATGGAGCCGCCTTCACGAGTAACTTCCATCATCTGGTTGAGCACGACAGCGGGCTGTTCCTTGCCGCCATGACCGACGGCTTCAAAACCGACGGCGTCGATGGCGCTGTCAACGCTCGGCTCGCCCACGACGGCGGCGATCATCTCGCCAAGACGATCATGCTTGTTCAGATCGATCGGCTCAAAGCCCATCTTTCGAGCATGCTCAAGACGCTTGTGATTGAAGTCACCGATCATGACCACGGCAGCACCCAGCAGGCGTGCGGACGCTGCGGCGGCCAGGCCGACCGGGCCGG contains:
- a CDS encoding hybrid-cluster NAD(P)-dependent oxidoreductase: MTMNYFNPVTTQTWTNGRHEVRCVKIIQETWDVRTFCFMAEQPVLFFFKPGQFVTLELEIEGEQIMRSYTISSSPSIPYSFSITVKRVPGGKVSNWLHENMEVNDKIAVHGPVGNFNSIDFPADKVLFLSGGVGITPLMSMTRWFFDTNASVDVEFIHSARAPRDVIYHRELVHMFSRIPEFKLHIVCEKKEDIGEAWAGYRGFLTQPMLELMAPDFLEREIFCCGPVPYMNAIKNILRANNYDMDHYHEELFGATPADVKEEALEMAEMAEEAAENVDEADLVTVEFATSGKSVQVQLGETVHSAAAQLGLHIPKACGMGICGTCRVELKSGEVDMDHNGGITDEDVEEGYILSCCSRVKGDLVVDF
- the fdhA gene encoding formaldehyde dehydrogenase, glutathione-independent, with the protein product MSDNRGVVYMGPGKVEVQDIAYPKMETPNGKPIDHGVILKVVSTNICGSDQHMVRGRTTAPTGMVLGHEITGEVIEKGSDVEFLNIGDIVSVPFNVACGRCRTCKEGHTGLCLHVNDDRAGGAYGYVDMGGWVGGQARYVMVPYADFNLLKFPDRDQALNQIRDLTMLSDILPTGFHGALKAGVGAGSTVYVAGAGPVGLAAAASARLLGAAVVMIGDFNHKRLEHARKMGFEPIDLNKHDRLGEMIAAVVGEPSVDSAIDAVGFEAVGHGGKEQPAVVLNQMMEVTREGGSIGIPGLYVTEDPGATEKAAQTGSLSLRFGLGWAKGHSFHTGQTPVVQYNRQLMQAILHGRLNIAEIVNAQIITLEDAPKGYEEFDAGVASKFVLDPHGMLGAA